The stretch of DNA CCGACGCGAACCCGCTCCAGGCACCCACCACCCGGTGACCTGCGGGCGGGATCGGACTGCCGCACCACCCGGGAAGGACCGCACCGCGTGACGAAGACGATCCGCAACCCTCGACTGCGCTACAGCGTGGTGATCATCGCCGTGATCGCCCTCGTCGCGGTCTTCGTGATCCGCCTGGTCGACATCCAGGTGGTCCAGGCAGCGTCCCTGAACGAGGCCTCGAAGGCGAAGCGCAGCATCCCGGTGACCATCTACGGCAACCGCGGAGCGATCGTCGACCGCAACGGCACCGAGCTCGCCGAGAGCGTGAACCGCTACAACATCGTCACGTCGCCGCGGCTGGTGGCGGCCTTCGACGGCAAGCTCGGCGGCGAACGCACGAAGAAGGTCTCGGTCGACGACGCCCTGCAGGCGCTGGCGAAGGCGTCCGGCGGCGACGCGCAGGCGATGCGGAAGGCGATCCAGGCCGACCCGAAGTCCGACTTCGCCTACCTGGTCAAGGGCCTCGACGTGAAGCACTACGAGGCCGTCGTCGCCCTCGGCATCCCGTGGGTCTACAAGGAGCAGCAGTCGGCGCGCGTCTACCCGATGGGCGCGACCGGCGGTGCGCTGACCGGCTTCATGGGCACGGACGGGGCCCAGGCCGGCCTCGAGTACTCGTACAACCAGTGCCTGGCGGGCAAGAACGGCTCGGAGACCTACGAGCGCGGCGAGGACGGCGTGCAGCTCCCCGGGAGCACCCGGACGACGGAGCAGGCCAAGGACGGCGGCACGCTCGAGACGACCATCGACAGCGACCTGCAGTACATGGCGCAGCAGACGATCGCCTCGGCCGCCCAGTCGCTGGAGGCGGAGTCGGCGACCGCGACGGTCGTCGACGTCAAGACCGGTGAGCTCCTCGCCGTCGCGGACTGGCCCACGGTCGACCCGAACGACGTCGATGCGACCACGGACAAGGGCGCGTACGGCTCCCGGGCGCTGACCTCGACCTACGAGCCCGGCTCGACCATCAAGGCCGCGATCGCCGCTGCACTCATCGACCAGGGCAAGTCGAGCCCGACCGATCGTGCGGTCGTGCCGTACTCGCGGTCCTTCCCGTGGGGCGGCAAGATCCAGGACTCCGAGTTCCACCCGACCGAGAACCTGACGCTGACCGGCATCCTGCAGAACTCGTCGAACGTCGGCATCACGGAGCTCGGCGAGCGGCTCTCGCAGCAGCAGCGGTACGACTACATGAAGAAGTTCGGCCTGTTCGAGCCCGAGTCGGCGATCCAGTACCCGGGGCAACCCGCCATGCAGTACGGCGCATCGCCCGACTGGAGCAGCCAGACGAACATCAACTCGATGTTCGGGCAGGGCATCTCGACGACCGCGATCCAGGTCGCCAGCGTGTTCCAGACCCTGGCGAACCAGGGTGTCCGGATCCCGCTCCACATGGTGAAGGGCTGCAAGACCGCCGACGGCAAGCTCATCGACGCGCCCGACGTGCAGGGCACGCGCGTCGTGTCCGCCGCGGCGGCCGACCAGACCGTGAAGATGCTGCAGAGCGTGGTCACCGGCGGCACCCTGGTCGGGATGAAGCCGATCTCCGGCTACAACATCGCGGCGAAGACCGGTACCGCCGAGGTCGCCGAGGGCAGCAAGGGCTACGGCGGCCAGCGGATCACCTCCGTGGCCGGAATGGCACCCGCCGAGGACCCCCAGTATGTTGTCACGGTGACGTTCACGAAGCCGCAGACCAACAAGTGGTCCAGCGGAGCGGCTCCGGCGTTCCGCACACTCATGTCCCAGGTGCTCGAGAAGTACCGAGTAGCCCCCTCCACGGCCGAGGCGCAGCTGTACCCGTCCACGTGGTGAGGAAGAAGGAGCACTTGTCCGCACGGATCCCCCCGGTCCTCCGACCCGAACACCCGACCCCGAGGAGCGTGGCCGAGCTCGCGAACGCGTTCGGCATGCGCGTGGTCGGCTCCGTCGACGCCGTCGAGACGACGGGCGTCACGCTGAGTGCTGCCGAGGTGCAGCCGGGTGACCTCTTCGTCGGTGTGCACGGCGCGAACCGCCACGGCGCCCAGTTCGCGACCGAGGCCGCCGAGCGCGGTGCCGTCGCGGTGCTGACCGACGCCGACGGGGTCGCCCTCGCGGAGCCGTCCGGCCTGCCGGTGCTCGTGGTCGAGGACCCGCGCGCCGCGCTCGGCGACGTCTCGGCGTGGGTCTACCGCACCCACCCGGACGAGGCGACCGACCTGCCGCAGCTCTTCGCGACGACCGGCACGAACGGCAAGACCAGCACGTCGTACATCCTCGAGGGCATCCTCAAGCAGCTCGGCCTGGTCACCGGCCTCAGCTCGACCGCGGAGCGCCACATCGGCTCGCTCAGCGTGACGAGCCGCCTGACCACGCCCGAGGCCAGCGAGATGCACGCACTCCTGGCCCGCATGCGCGAGTCCGAGGTCCGCGCGGTCGCGGTGGAGGTCAGCGCCCAGGCCCTGAGCCGCCACCGCGTCGACGGCATCGTGTTCGACGTCGCCGGGTTCACGAACCTGTCGCACGACCACCTCGACGACTACGCCGACATGGAGGAGTACTACCAGGCGAAGCTCCCGCTGTTCCAGCCCGAGCACGCCCGTCGTGGCGTCGTCTCGCTGGACACCGACTGGGGCCACCGCGTGGTGCAGGACTCCCGCATCCCGGTCACGACGATCACGGTGCACCCCGAGGTCGAGGCCGAGTGGCACGTCGACATCGTCGAGGCGCACGCGGCCTACACCGAGTTCCGGCTGACCGGCCCGGAGGGCCGCGAGCTGACGACGCGCGTCCCGCTGATCGGCTGGCACATGGCGGCCAACGCCGGACTCGCGATCGTGATGCTGGTCGAGGGAGGCTTCGAGCTCGGTGCCATCGCACACGCCCTCGGGTCGAACCACCGCCGTTACGCGGACGAGACCGACGAGCACCCGGTCAGCGCGATCGAGTGCTACCTGCCCGGACGCACCGAGCGGGTGTCCGGCGACTCGGGCCCGAGCGTCTACGTCGACTTCGGCCACAGCGCCGACGCGTTCGAGAACACGCTCGCCGCGGTCCGGCAGTTCACGCCCGGCAAGGTCCTCATGCTCTTCGGCGCCGACGGTGACCGGGACAAGACCAAGCGCGGCGACATGGCGCGTGTCGCCGCCGCGGGCAGCGACATCCTCGTCGTCACCGACCACCACCCGCGCTTCGAGGACGCCGCGTCGATCCGGAAGACCCTGGTCGACGCCGCGCGCGAGGCGTACCCGGACCACGAGACCTACGAGGTCAGCCCGCCCGAGGCGGCGATCCGCAAGGCCGTGAGCCTGCTCGGCGAGGGCGACTCGATCCTCTGGGCCGGACCCGGCCACCAGGACTACCGCGACATCGAGGGCGTCCGCACGCCGTACTCGGCGCGTGACGAGGCCCGTCAGGCTCTCCGCGAGGCCGGCTGGGAGCCGAACTCCGGCCCGGCGGAGGAGATCCGATGATCGCCCTGACCCTCGCCGAGATCGCCGCCGCGATCGGCGGCGAGCTCGTCAGCGGTGCCCCGGAGCAGGTCGTCGACGGCAGCGTCGAGACCGACTCGCGCCTGGTCGGCGCCGGCAGCGTGTTCTTCGCCCTGCTCGGCGAGGAGACCGACGGCCACCGCTTCGTGCCGAACGCGGCCGAGGCCGGTGCGGCGCTGGTCGTGACCGAGCGCGCCGTCGCGCTGCCGGAGGGCTCCGCCACCGCGCAGGTCGTGGTGTCCGACGGGTACGCCGCCCTCGCCGCGCTCGCGCACGAGGTCGTCGCCCGCGTCCGCGCCTCGAGTGCCGACCGCGTGGACGACCAGGGTCGCCCGGCGCCGCTCCGCGTCGTCGGCATCACCGGCTCGAACGGCAAGACGAGCACCAAGAACATGCTCCGGACGATCCTCGAGCAGCACGGTGCGACCGTGGCGCCGCAGGGGTCGTTCAACAACCACGTCGGCGCCCCGGTCTCGATGCTCCGGATCACGCACGACACCCGGTTCCTCGTCGTCGAGATGGGTGCGAGCGGCAAGGGCCACATCGCCAAGCTCGTCTCGATCGCGGAGCCGGACACGGGCGTCGTGCTCAAGGTCGGACTCGCGCACGCCGGCGAGTTCGGCGGCATCGAGGCGACGCAGCGCGCGAAGTCGGAGATGGTCACCGACCTGCCGGCCACCGCGACGGCCCTGCTCAACGTCGACGACGACCGCGTCGCGTCCATGCGCGCGATCACCGATGCGACCGTCGTCGGGTTCGGCACGTCCGCCGGGGCGGACTACCGCATCTCCGGCATCGAGACGGACCGCAGCGGCACGCGCTTCACGCTCACCGCCCCTCCCGTCCGCCCCGGAGGCGACGGTCTCGCCGACGCGACGGACCAGCCGGGAGGCACCACCCGCTTCCCCGAGACCGTCGACGTCCGCCTCGCCATCCTCGGCGAGCACCACGCGATGAACGCGTCGGCCGCCCTGACCGTGGCCCACCTGTGGGGCATCCCGCTCGCCGCCGGCGCCGAGGCGCTCGCGTCGATGACGCGGGCCGAGCGCTGGCGCATGGAGCTCCTCCAGGGCGGACCGGAGGGCGTGACCGTCATCAACGACGCCTACAACGCGTCGCCCGACTCGATGGCAGCCGCCCTCCGGACCCTCGCGCAGATCGTGCGCCCGGGGGAGCGCTCGGTCGCCGTGCTCGGCGAGATGGCCGAGCTCGGGGAGTTCTCGACGGAGGAGCACGACCGCATCGGCCGGCTCGTCGTCCGTCTCGGCATCGGACAGCTCGTGGTCGTCGGACCCGGCGCCGCGCCGATCCACCAGGCCGCCACCCTCGAGGGATCGTGGGACGGCGAGTCCGTGTACATCGAGGACGTCGACGCGGCCGTCCACGCCCTGCAGGAGATGGTCCGCCCCGGCGACGTCGTCCTCGTCAAGTCCTCGAAGTCCGCCGAACTGCGATTCCTCGGCGACCGCCTCGGAGGTGTCACCGAATGATCGCGCTCCTCGTCGCCGGCGCCGTGGCGCTGGTGTTCACACTGCTGCTCACACCGCTGTTCATCAAGCTGTTCCACCGCCTCGGCTGGGGACAGTTCATCCGTGACGACGGCCCGCAGTCGCACCACACCAAGCGCGGGACGGCGACCATGGGCGGCATCGTCCTGATCATCGGCGCGGTGCTCGGCTACTTCGTCGGGCACCTGGTCGGCCGCGACTCGGTCACGCTGTCCGGGCTGCTCGTGCTGTTCCTGATGGTCGGGCTCGGGTTCGTCGGCTTCATCGACGACTTCCTCAAGGTGCGCCGGCAGCGGAGCCTCGGGCTCGGTGGCTGGGCCAAGGTCCTCGGGCAGGTCATCGTGGGCGTGGTGTTCGCCACGATCGCGCTCGTCGTGCCGACCGGGAACGGCAAGCCCCCGGCGTCGACGATGATCTCCGCGATCCGCGACGTGCCGTGGCTCGACTTCATGGTGCTCGGCACCGTGATCGGCACGATCCTGTACCTCGCGTGGATCGTGCTGCTGACCGTCTCCACGTCGAACGGCGTGAACGTCGCCGACGGGCTGGACGGTCTCGCGACCGGCTCGAGCATCCTGGCGATCGGCTCGTACGTGATCATCGGCTTCTGGCAGTCGAACCAGATCTGCGGAGGTGTCCGCCTCGACGAGAGCACCAGGCACGCCTGCTACAGCACGTCGGACCCGCTCGACCTCGCCGTCGTCGCCGCCGCCGTGTGCGGTGGCCTGATCGGGTTCCTCTGGTACAACACGTCGCCCGCGCAGATCTTCCTCGGCGACACCGGCTCGCTCGGCCTCGGCGGTGCGCTGGCCGGCCTCGCGATCCTCAGCCGCACCGAGCTGCTGCTCATCCTGATCGGCGGCCTGTTCTTCATCGTCACCGGCTCGGTGATCCTGCAGCGCGCCTACTTCAAGATCACCCACGGCAAGCGCATCTTCCGGATGAGCCCGCTGCACCACCACTTCGAGCTGAAGGGGTGGGCCGAGGTGACCGTCGTCGTCCGGTTCTGGATCATCGCGGGACTCTGCGTTGCGGCCGGTGTCGGACTCTTCTACCTGGAGTGGATCGCCCGTGTCGGCTGACGCCCGCCTCGAAGGACTCGACAGCTGGTACGCCGAGGGCTGGAAGGGCCTGCGCGTCGCAGTGCTCGGCCTCGGCTCGACCGGGTTCTCGGTCGCCGACACCCTCGTGGAGCTCGGCAGCGACGTCGTCGTCTACGCACCCGACGGCCCCGCCGACACGGTGGAGCTGCTCGACGTCATCGGCGCGCGGTTCGAGCGCACCCCGCTCGAGACCGTGCCGGCCGCGCTCGAGCAGCAGGCCCCGGACGTCGTGGTCGTCTCGCCCGGCCTGCCCCCGCACAACGCGTCGGTCCGCTGGTCGGTCGAGCACAGCACCGTGTGGGGCGACATCGAGCTCGCCTGGCGCGTGCGTGACAAGGTCGTCCGCGGCCCGGTCGCCGCGCCGTGGGTGACCATCACGGGCACGAACGGCAAGACCACGACGACGCAGCTGACCACCGCGATGTTCGCCGCCGCCGGGCTCCGCGCGGTCGCGTGCGGGAACATCGGCGTGCCGGTGCTCGACGTCGTCCGCGACCCGGAGGGCTTCGACGTCCTGGTCGTCGAGCTGTCCAGCCACCAGCTGCACTACATGCCGACCACGGGCGACGGCGCGGTCGTGCCGCTCGCGAGCGCCTGCCTCAACATCGCCGACGACCACCTCGAGTGGCACGGCTCCGCCGAGGCCTACCGCGCCGCGAAGGCCAAGGTGTACGAGCGCACCGTGACGGCCTGCGTCTACAACACCTCGGACGAGGTCACGCGCCGGATGGTCGAGGGCGCGGACGTGGTCGAGGGCTGCCGGGCGGTCGGCTTCACGCCTGGCGTCCCCGCGCCGGGCGACGTCGGGATCGTGGACGACGTGCTCTGCGACCGCGCCTTCACCGAGGACCGGCGGAACAGCGCGCTCGAGCTCGCCACCGTCGCGGACCTCGAGCAGGCCGGACTCGCCAGCCCGCACATGACGATGAACGTGCTCGCGGCGGCCGCACTCGCCCGCGCGGCCACGGTCGAACCGGCGCACATCTGCACCGCGGTGCAGGGCTTCCGCGCCGACCACCACCGCACCGAGCACGTCGCGACGGCCGACGGGATCGCCTGGGTCGACGACTCGAAGGCGACGAACCCGCACGCGGCGACCGCGTCGCTCGCGTCGTTCGAGACCGTCGTGTGGGTCGTCGGCGGCCAGTTCAAGGGCGTCGACATCGACGGTCTCGTCGAGCGGTTCGGCCCCGGCGCACGAGCAGTCGTCGTGATCGGCACGGACCGCACCCCTGTGCTCGAGGCATTCGCGCGACACGCGCCGGCGGTCCCGGTCCTGCAGGTCGAGGCGACGGACACTGATCAGGTCATGCCCGAGGCGGTCCGGCATGCCGCCTCGGTCGCACGACCGGGCGACACGGTCCTCCTCGCCCCGGCTGCCGCGTCGTTCGACCAGTTCGACTCCTACGCCGACCGGGGGCGCCGGTTCGCGGCGGCGGTCCACGAGCACCTGGGAGGCACAGCCGATGGCGACCACGGATCTCCCGAGCGGCCGTAGCGGCGGCCGGACGACGGGCAGCACCGGACAGGACGGCACCCGTCACGACGGCACCGGTCAGGGCGGCGCAGGTCAGGCGGGTGCCCCCCGTCGTGCGCGCGGCGCCGTCGTGGCGGTGAAGAACGTCTTCGTCGCCGAGTCGAGCACGTTCTACACGATCCTGGGCGTGACGCTCTTCCTCGTCGTGTTCGGCGTGGTGATGGTCCTGTCGTCGTCCAGCGTCGAGCAGTACGCCGCCACCCACGACTTCTTCGGCGCGGCCTCGAAGCAGGGGCTCTACGCGGTGCTCGGCGTCCCGCTCATGCTCGTCGCCAGCCGCGTGCCGGCCCGGCTCTGGCGGAAGTGGGCCATGCGGATCCTCGCCGCGGCGCTCGTCCTGCAGCTGCTCGTGTACACGCCCCTCGGCATCGAGATCCAGGGCAACCGCAACTGGATCAAGCTCGGTTCGTTCAGCGCCCAGCCGTCCGAGGCCGTCAAGCTCGGCATCGCCCTGGCCGTCGGCGCGATCATCTACGTCAAGCGCGACCGCCTGCGGGACTGGAAGGAACTGTTCGTGCCGGTCGGCATCGCGACGGTGCTCCCGCTCGGCATGGTGCTCCTCGGCGGCGACCAGGGCACCGCGATGATCATGCTCATCCTGCTGCTCGGCGCGCTCTTCATCGGCGGAGCGCGGGCCAAGCACCTGCTCGTCATCCTCGGGGCCGTCGCGGTCGTCCTGCCGTTCGTCACGATGACGTCGGCGTCGCGGCAGTACCGCATCAACGCGTGGCTCTCCGGGTGCACGGACTCGAACCAGTACCAGGACCTGTGCTGGCAGCCGGTGCACGGCATGTGGGCGCTGGCGTCCGGCGGGGTGTTCGGCGTCGGCCTCGGCAACTCGAAGGCGAAGTGGTCGTGGCTGCCCGAGGCGGACAACGACTACATCTTCGCGATCATCGGCGAGGAACTCGGGCTCATCGGCGCCGTCGTGGTGCTGGCCCTGTTCATCGTGCTCGCGGTCAGCATGATCAAGGTGATCCGGCAGTCCGACGACCCCTTCGTGCGCACCGTCACCGGCGGGATCATGGCGTGGATCATCGGGCAGGCACTCGTGAACATCGCCGTCGTGCTCGGTCTGCTGCCGGTGCTCGGGGTACCGTTGCCCCTCATCTCCGCCGGTGGATCGGCACTCATCATGACCCTGCTGGCGATCGGCGTCGTGCTGTCCTTCGCCCGTGAGCTCCCGGGCAAGGGTCGTCCGACGCTGCCGCGCGGTGGCTCCGCACCACAGAACGGAGTGCTCCGGTGAGCACCTACCTCTTCGCCGGCGGTGGCACCGCCGGCCACGTCAACCCGCTGCTCGCGGTCGCCGACCGGTTGACCGAGCAGGACCCCGACGCCCGGGTGCTCGTCCTCGGCACCGCGGAGGGCCTCGAGGCCCGGCTCGTCCCGATGCGCGGCTACGAGCTGCTGACGGTCCCGCGTCTGCCCTTCCCGCGGAAGCTCGACGCCCGAGCGCTCCGGTTCCCCGGCGGCTTCCTCGGGGCGGTCCGGCGCACCGAGCGCTTCATCCGCGAGCACGACGTCGAGGTGGTCCTCGGCGTCGGCGGCTACGCGGCGGCTCCCGCGTACATCGCCGCGAAGCGGACGGGCACCCCGATCGTCGTGCACGAGCAGAACGCCAAGCCCGGGCTCGCGAACCGGCTCGCCGCCCTGCTGACCCGCCACGTGGGCCTGACGTTCTCGAACACGCACCTGCGGCACGGTCGCCTGGTCGGGATGCCGCTCCGCAGGGAGATCGAGTCGCTCGACCGCCGGGCATCGCGGGCCGAGGGCCTCGCCGAGTTCGGCCTCGACCCGGACCGTCCGGTCCTGCTCGTCACAGGCGGCTCGTCCGGCGCGCGGAGCATCAACACGACGGTGAACCGCTCGGCGACGGCGATCGTCGACGCGGGCTGGCAGGTCCTGCACGTCGTCGGCGGGAAGTCCGACATCGGGCCGAGCGACCTCGACGGCTACCACGTGCTGCCGTACTGCGACCGGATGGACCTGGCCTACGCGGCGTCCGACTTCGTGGTGTCGCGGTCGGGCGCCGGGATGGTCTGCGAGCTCACCGCGGTCGGACTGCCGAGCGTGCTCGTGCCGTACCCGGTCGGCAACGGCGAGCAGCGGCACAACGCGGCGGACGTCGTCGACGCCGGGGGAGCGGTCCTCGTCGACGACGCGGCGTTCACGGACGAGTGGGTGACGTACCAGCTGCTGCCGATCCTGCGCGACCGGGCCCGGATCGCGGACATGGCGGTCCGCGCCGGCAGTGTCGGGCACCGCGACGGGGCGGACCGGATGACGGCCCTCGTGCGCGAGGCGGCGGAGCGCAGCAGCGGAGCACGCCCGGACCGCAGCAGCGGAGCACGCCCGGACCGCAGCAGCGGAGCACGCCCGGACCGCAGCAGCGGGGCACGCCCGGACCACAGCACCGGGCCCGGCGCGGACCGCACGAGCACCAGCACCACGGAGGAACGATGACCATCAAGCCGGACCTGACGCAGCCGATCCCGGACGACCTCGGCACGGTCCACTTCGTCGGCATCGGCGGCTCCGGCATGAGCGGCATCGCACGGATGTTCCTGGCCGCCGGGCACCGTGTCACGGGCAGCGACTCGCGCGAGACCGCGACGACCGGCACGATGCGCGACCTCGGCGCCGAGGTGCACGTCGGCCACGACGCCGCGAACGTCGGCGACGCGGACACCGTGGTGGTCACGAGCGCCCTGTGGCCGGACAACCCCGAGCTCCTCGAGGCCCAGCGCCGGGGGCTCCCGGTCCTGCACCGGTCCCAGGCCCTCGCCGCACTCATCGCCGACCACCGCCTGGTCGCGGTCGCCGGTGCACACGGCAAGACGACCTCGACGGGGATGATCGTCACCGCCATGGTCGAGCTCGGCCTCGACCCGAGCTTCGTGAACGGCGGTGTCATCCAGTCGCTCGGCACGAGCTCGGCTCCGGGCGGCAGCGACCTGTTCGTCGTCGAGGCGGACGAGTCCGACGGGTCCTTCCTGCTCTACGACGTTGCGGTCGCGCTCATCACGAACGTGGACGCCGACCACCTCGACCACTACGGCAGCGAGCAGGCGTTCATCGACGCGTTCGTCGAGTTCGCCGGCAAGGCGAGCGAGCGCATCGTGGTCTCGAGCGACGACGCCGGTGCGAAGCGGGTCACCGAGGGTGTCCGCGCGCGTGAGCACGCCCCGGAGATCGTCACCTTCGGCGAGGCCGCCGACGCCGACGTCCGCATCGAGCGCATCGTCGAGGCGGCGAGCGTCGAGGTCGACCTCCGCGCCGGCGGTCAGCACCACCACATGACGCTCCGGGTGCCCGGTCGGCACAACGCGGTGAACGCCGTGGGGGCCTTCGCGGTGCTCACCGGGCTGGGCGTCGAGCCCGCCGACGCCATCCGCGGCATCGAGGCGTTCGGCGGCACCGAGCGTCGCTTCGAGCTGCACGGCGTCGAGCGCGGGGTGTCGGTGTACGACGACTACGCGCACCACCCCACCGAGGTGGCGGCCGCGCTGCGCGCAGCACGGAACGTCGTCGGCGACGGTCGGATCATCGCCATCCACCAGCCGCACCTGTACTCCCGCACGCGCCTCATGGCCGGGGACTTCGCCCGCGTGTACGAGGAGCTCGCCGACCACACGGTCGTGCTCGACGTCTACGGCGCCCGTGAGGACCCGGAGCCCGGCGTCACCGGCGCCCTCGTCCAGGAGCGCTTCACGGACCAGTCGAAGGTCGAGTTCCTGCCGGACTGGGGCGATGCCGCTGCCCGTGCGGCCGAGGTGGCCCGCGACGGCGACATCGTCATGACGCTGAGCTGCGGCGACGTGTACCGGATCATCCCGCAGGTCCTCGGTGCGCTCCGCCAGGACGGCTGCGGGGACCGCGCGCAGTGAAGCGACCCGAGGGCTTCGACGGGCGTCCGGAGGAACCGGACGCCCCGGCCGACGACGCCCGCGCACCGCGGCAGCGTCGCGGTCGGCTGACCTCGTGGCGCGCGGGGCACGGAGCAGCCGCGGGGCACGGAGCAGCAGAGCCTGGAGCAGCGGGCGACGGCCGGGAGGCCCGACCCGCCTCCGCGACGTCGGCGCCGGTCGACGGGGCGGTCGCCCCCACCGCCGCACCGGCCCCCGAGACGCACGATGCGGTCCGGACACCGGGAGCGGCAGCGACGCAGGCGTCGAGCCAGCGCGAGCGTGCGAGCGCCCTCGCCGGCGCCGCCGGGCGGCGCCTCGGCGCCGGCTGGTCGAGCGTCGCGGAGCGCCTGCGCGAGTACACCCCGGACGAGGACCACGCGGGCAGCGCGTCCGCCGGCGCCCTCGACGGTGGCGTCAGGTCGCACCACGACGCGACCGGCGCGGACGACGCGACCGGTGCGGACGACGCGACCGGCGTGGCCACGGTGACCGACGTGATCGACGCGCACCGTGCCTTCAGGCCGTCCGCCGTCGATGCGCAAAGCGCCCCGATCGGCGCCGGTGTCCGTGCTGCCGAGACCGCCCGTGAGGCGCGCGTCGCGAAGCGCCGCCGTCGGCTGCTCGAACGCGCCGAGGTCCGACGCTTCACCCGTCGTGCACGACACCGCCGCGCCGCGTGGATCACCGCGGGGGCCGTGGTGGTCGTGTTCGGAGCGTCCATCCTGGTCGCCGTCTACTCGCCGCTCATGGCCCTGCGCACCATCCAGGTCCGCGGGACCGAACGGGTCGACGCGACCGCGCTGCGCCAGGCGCTCTCCGACCAGGTGGGCACGCCGCTCGCGCGCATCGACTTCGGCGAGGTCAAGCGCGACATCGCCGGCTTCCCGCTCATCGAGAGCTACGTGACCGAGGAGGTCCCGCCGCACACCCTCGTGGTGACCGTGACCGAGCGGACGCCGGTCGTCGCCGTGCAGTCGGGCGACTCGTACGACCTCGTGGACCCGGCCGGCATCGTGGTGCAGTCCTCGCCGGACCGTCCCGAGGGGGTGCCGGTCGCCGACGTGCAGCGGGCCGAGCTCGGCTCCCCGGTGTTCCGGACGATGACCGAGGTGGTGCTCTCGCTGCCCTCCACGGTCCGTCGGCAGGTCACCGACGTCCGTGCGACGACCGCGGACGACGTCACGCTCACCCTGGACGACGGATCGAGCGTGGTGTGGGGGAGCCCCGACGACTCGGACGCCAAGGCGTCGCTCCTCGCGGCGCTCGTGGCGGACCACGCCTCGCGGGACCCGGGCACCAAGGTCGAGTTCGACGTCTCGGCGCCGGACAACGGGATCGTCCGTCCGGCGCAGTGAGGACGAGCGCACTCGACACCCGCGGCGCCGGGGCTGCGACGACGGCAG from Curtobacterium sp. SGAir0471 encodes:
- a CDS encoding UDP-N-acetylglucosamine--N-acetylmuramyl-(pentapeptide) pyrophosphoryl-undecaprenol N-acetylglucosamine transferase, translating into MSTYLFAGGGTAGHVNPLLAVADRLTEQDPDARVLVLGTAEGLEARLVPMRGYELLTVPRLPFPRKLDARALRFPGGFLGAVRRTERFIREHDVEVVLGVGGYAAAPAYIAAKRTGTPIVVHEQNAKPGLANRLAALLTRHVGLTFSNTHLRHGRLVGMPLRREIESLDRRASRAEGLAEFGLDPDRPVLLVTGGSSGARSINTTVNRSATAIVDAGWQVLHVVGGKSDIGPSDLDGYHVLPYCDRMDLAYAASDFVVSRSGAGMVCELTAVGLPSVLVPYPVGNGEQRHNAADVVDAGGAVLVDDAAFTDEWVTYQLLPILRDRARIADMAVRAGSVGHRDGADRMTALVREAAERSSGARPDRSSGARPDRSSGARPDRSSGARPDHSTGPGADRTSTSTTEER
- the ftsW gene encoding putative lipid II flippase FtsW; translated protein: MATTDLPSGRSGGRTTGSTGQDGTRHDGTGQGGAGQAGAPRRARGAVVAVKNVFVAESSTFYTILGVTLFLVVFGVVMVLSSSSVEQYAATHDFFGAASKQGLYAVLGVPLMLVASRVPARLWRKWAMRILAAALVLQLLVYTPLGIEIQGNRNWIKLGSFSAQPSEAVKLGIALAVGAIIYVKRDRLRDWKELFVPVGIATVLPLGMVLLGGDQGTAMIMLILLLGALFIGGARAKHLLVILGAVAVVLPFVTMTSASRQYRINAWLSGCTDSNQYQDLCWQPVHGMWALASGGVFGVGLGNSKAKWSWLPEADNDYIFAIIGEELGLIGAVVVLALFIVLAVSMIKVIRQSDDPFVRTVTGGIMAWIIGQALVNIAVVLGLLPVLGVPLPLISAGGSALIMTLLAIGVVLSFARELPGKGRPTLPRGGSAPQNGVLR
- the murC gene encoding UDP-N-acetylmuramate--L-alanine ligase; the encoded protein is MTIKPDLTQPIPDDLGTVHFVGIGGSGMSGIARMFLAAGHRVTGSDSRETATTGTMRDLGAEVHVGHDAANVGDADTVVVTSALWPDNPELLEAQRRGLPVLHRSQALAALIADHRLVAVAGAHGKTTSTGMIVTAMVELGLDPSFVNGGVIQSLGTSSAPGGSDLFVVEADESDGSFLLYDVAVALITNVDADHLDHYGSEQAFIDAFVEFAGKASERIVVSSDDAGAKRVTEGVRAREHAPEIVTFGEAADADVRIERIVEAASVEVDLRAGGQHHHMTLRVPGRHNAVNAVGAFAVLTGLGVEPADAIRGIEAFGGTERRFELHGVERGVSVYDDYAHHPTEVAAALRAARNVVGDGRIIAIHQPHLYSRTRLMAGDFARVYEELADHTVVLDVYGAREDPEPGVTGALVQERFTDQSKVEFLPDWGDAAARAAEVARDGDIVMTLSCGDVYRIIPQVLGALRQDGCGDRAQ
- a CDS encoding FtsQ-type POTRA domain-containing protein, which encodes MKRPEGFDGRPEEPDAPADDARAPRQRRGRLTSWRAGHGAAAGHGAAEPGAAGDGREARPASATSAPVDGAVAPTAAPAPETHDAVRTPGAAATQASSQRERASALAGAAGRRLGAGWSSVAERLREYTPDEDHAGSASAGALDGGVRSHHDATGADDATGADDATGVATVTDVIDAHRAFRPSAVDAQSAPIGAGVRAAETAREARVAKRRRRLLERAEVRRFTRRARHRRAAWITAGAVVVVFGASILVAVYSPLMALRTIQVRGTERVDATALRQALSDQVGTPLARIDFGEVKRDIAGFPLIESYVTEEVPPHTLVVTVTERTPVVAVQSGDSYDLVDPAGIVVQSSPDRPEGVPVADVQRAELGSPVFRTMTEVVLSLPSTVRRQVTDVRATTADDVTLTLDDGSSVVWGSPDDSDAKASLLAALVADHASRDPGTKVEFDVSAPDNGIVRPAQ